Below is a window of Halolamina sp. CBA1230 DNA.
GGTCGCGGCGGAGCTCTGCTCGCGGGTCGGGATCGTCAACGCCGGCGAACTGGTCGCGGAGGTCGAACCGAGCGAGCTCGACGAGGACGAGACGCTGCTCGACGTGTTCGTCGCGAACGTCGATGCAGGGGAGTGGACCGACGATGAGTGAGGAGGGGAGCGCGGAGCAGCCGAGCCAGTGGGACCGCGACCGGCGCGTGTTCCGGGAGATGCTGCGCGAGGAGTGGCGCCTGCACAGCGAACTGCTCGGCGGCGGCCGCTTCGGCGCGTTCCCGCTGCTGGTGGTCGCGCTCGTCGCCGGCGCGGTCTGGCTGCTGGACTTCACGGGCACCGACCCCGGCGCCGTCGTCGCCGGGATGCACGCGCTGGCGTTCGTGTTCGGCCTCCATACCGGTTCGATCGGCTTCGTCGGCCGCGACGCGGTGGGGAACGTGCTCGGCGACGTGACGCTGATCGTGTTCTCCGCCCGGACGCTGCCGCTCTCGCAGGCGCGCTTGCTGGGGATCTTCGTGCTGAAAGACGTGATCTACTACGCGATCCTGTTCCTACTGCCGATGGCCGTCGGCGTCGCGCCCGCGGCGCTGGCCGGCGCCGAGGTCGGCCTCGCGACGATCCCGCTGCTGTGGGGGACGCTCGTGGCCACGTTCGTGCTCGGGATCGGTCTCACGATCGCCGGCGTGGGGCTCTCGGCGAACGGACTCCCGGGTCGTGGGCTGCTGCTCCTTCTCCTCGCCGGCGCCGCCGTGGCGTGGTACGCGGGCGTTCCGGTCCTCGGCTACACGCCGTACGGCCTCCACGAGAGCCCGGACCTCGTGAGCGCCGCCGCCTCCGTCGCGCTGATCCTCGCGGCGTACGCCGTCGGCGCGGCGACGTTCGACCCGCAGGTCCAGTCGACCGATCGCTCCGTGGGGCCAGATTTCCGCCGCTGGCTCGCCCGCGTCGACGACCCCGTAGCGGCGAAAACCCTCCTCGATGTCCACCGCAGCTCCGGCGGCTTCGGGAAGGTGCTGTTCTCCGCGGCGATCCTGCTCGGCGTCACCGCGGGACTCGTCGACCTCGCGTCGGACATCACCGGCGTCGCGCCCTCCGTCGGCGTCTCCTTCGGCGCGGTGCTGGGGCTGACTGGCTTTACGACGTACAACTGGCTCACGACGAACGACGACGTAGAGAGCTACCTCGCCCACCCGATCGACGCCGAGGCGGTGTTCCACGGGAAACTCCGGGCGTTCCTGCTGCTCGGCCCCGCGGTGGGGCTGGCGTTCTACGCGGTGGGCGTTCTCTGGCGCGGGACGCCACTGGGGGAGGCCGTCGTCGGCGCGGCCGTCCTCGTCGGCGTCGCCTGCTACGTGTTCGGGCTGACGATCTACCTCGCCGGGCTCTCGCCCAACGAGTTCCTGTTCGACACCGGACTGTACGCCGCCTTCGGTGCCGCCGTCGCGGTCCCGCTGGTGCCGATCCTGGTGGTCGCGTTCGCGCTGGCGCCGGTGTCTGGGGGACTGTTGGCGGCGCTCGGCGTGGGTGGCGTGGCACTGGCCGCGGCGGGGCTGGGGCTGTACCGGCGGTCGCTCCCGAAGTGGGGGGCGTACCACCGGGAGTAGCCGCGCCGCCCGATTCACACCCTTTTTGCGAGCACCGCCGATAGTCCCACGTAATGGACGAGGATCTCCGCGAGCGGGTCGAACGGGAGGCCGAGAAGCACGCCCTGTTCAACGCGCTCGAACACGGCAGCGACGCCGAGGTCGGCCCGATCATGGGGCCGCTGATGGGCGAGAACCCCGACTTTCGCCAGCACGGCGACGAGATCGCGGGCGTCGTCGCCCCGGTCGTCTCCCGCGTCAACGGGATGGAGGAAGCGGCCCAGGAGGAGCGCCTGCAGGAGATCGCTCCCGACCTGTACGAGGAGCTGATGGCCGAGGAGGAGGCGGACGACCAGATCCTGCCCGACCTCCCGAACGCCGAGGAGTACGACGAGATCCGCATGCGCGCGGCACCCAACCCCAACGGCCCGTGGCATCTCGGCCACGCCCGCATGCCGTCGGTGATGGGCACCTACACCGAGGAGATATACGACGGCCACTTCATCGTCCGGTTCGACGACACCGATCCCGAAACCAAGCGGCCGGATCTGGACGCCTACGACGCGATCCTCGACGACATCGAGTACCTCGGCTTCACGCCCGACCAGGTGCTGAAAGCCTCCGACCGCGTCGAGACGTACTACGAGCACGCCCGGAACCTCATCGACGAGGGCGGCGCGTACACCTGCTCCTGCTCGGGCGAGACGTTCTCGGAACTCAAAAACGACGCCGAGGCCTGCCCGCACCGCGAGAAGGACCGGGAGACGGTTCACGAGGAGTTCGATGCGATGGTCGCCGGCGAGTACAGTTCCGGCGAGATGGTGCTCCGGGTGAAGACCGACATCGAGCACAAGAACCCCGCGCTCCGTGACTGGGTCGCGTTCCGGATGGTCGACACCCCCCACCCCCGCGAGGAGGCCAGCGAGTACCGCTGCTGGCCGATGCTCGACTTCCAGTCCGGTATCGACGACCACCTCACCGGCGTCACCCACATCATCCGCGGCATCGACCTGCAGGACTCCGCGAAGCGCCAGCGGTTCGTGTACGACTACTTCGACTGGGAGTACCCCGAAGTGCTCCACTGGGGCCACGTCCAGATCGACGCCTACGACGTGAAGATGAGCACGTCGACGATCATCGAGAAGATCGAGAACGGCGAGCTCTCGGGCTGGGACGACCCGCGCGCCCCCACCATCGCCTCCGTGCGCCGGCGCGGGATTCGGGGGCAGGCGCTCGTCGACGCGATGCTCGAACTCGGGCTCTCCACCTCCGACGTGGATCTGGCGATGTCGACGGTGTACTCCAACAACCGCGAGCTGATCGACGACGACGCCGACCGGCGGTTCTTCGTCCGCGACGGCGTCGAAGTGGCGGTTTCGGCCGGTCCCGAGGTCGCCAATCCGCCGCTGCACCCCGACCACGAGGAGCGCGGCGACCGTGATATTCCCGTCGGCGACGCGGTGCTGGTCGAGGAGCAGGACCTGCCCGAGGAAGGCGGCAAGGTCTGGCTCAAAGGGTTCGGTCCCGTAAAGCGAACCGCCGACGGCTTCGAACACACCGACGACGATCTCTCGGTCGTCAAGAGCGGCGACGTGGACGTGATCCACTGGGTGCCAGCGGGCGAGAGTGTCGACGTGCGACTGCGGACGATGGACGGCGATGAGACCGGCCGCGCGGAGCCGGGGTACGCCGAGTACGACGAGAACGAGATGGTCCAGTTCGAGCGCGTCGGCTTCGCGCGAGTCGACGAGCAGGTCGCAGAGGGGGAGTCGATGGCGTACTACGCCCACCCGTAGTCGCTCGCGTTCGGCAGTTCTCCGGCGTCAGGAGGAGATGAGGACGACGGCGACGATCGCCAGTCCGATGCCGGCGACGTTCGCCGTACTGAGGTCCGCCTCGAAGTAGACGACCCCGACGATCACGGGGATGACGAAGTACAGCGCGGCGATCGCCGACACGACCGCGATGCTCCCCTTCTCGAGCGCGGCGTAGAAGCTGATGGACCCGATCGCGAGAAACGCCCCCGAAAGTAGCGCAAAGCCCACGTCCGTCCCGGTGCCGGAGATCGGCCGGCGCATCCAGAGGACGTACCCGCCGACGAGGGTTATACTCGCCACGTAGGAGAGGAACACGGCGTTCACGGCCGACAGCGACCGGGTCGCGACGCCCGCAGTCACCGCCCACCCGCCGAACAACACCAGCGCGCCGAACGCGAGCACGATCCCGAGACTGATCACGTCGGGGAGAGTCGAACCGGACGGACAAAAACTTCGTTCTCGACGGACTCGGTGGGGTTCACACCAGCCTACGCCCGGTACGCGACCACGTCGTCCAGCAACTCGGCGGTCCACGGCGGCGTATCCTCGTCCTCGACCACGGCGTCGGCGCTGCGCCACTCGACCGCCGCCACCTCCTCGGGGTCGGCCACGCGGGCCTCGCCGCCGGCGTAGTCGGCGGTGACGACGACGTTCAGACACGTCGGGCCGTAATCGAGCTCGAACGTCGTGCTCGTCACCTGCGCGATGTTCTGGATCTCGACGCCGGCCTCCTCGCGGGCCTCGCGTTTCGCGGTCGCTTCGAGCACGTCGGCCTCGCCCGGGCCGGCCTCCACTTTCCCGCCGGGGAACCCGAGCATCCCGGGTGCGTGGTCCTCGTTCTCGCTCCGGACGATCACGAGGTACTTCGTTCCCTCCGTCGTCTCGCGGGCGATCACGGGGTCGACGTTGACGACGTACTGCGGGTCCGTCATTCGCGTGTACTCGTCGCAAGCCACGGCACAGTCTCCGTCGTCTCGGAACGGAGTCCGAGACAGGTCGCGAGCCGTGGCTCACTCATGCGCCGCGTCCCACTCGTCGGGCTTTTTCACGTTGCCACAGACGTTGCACTCGATCCGGCCCATCGCGTCCATCGCGTTGTCGGTCGTCTCGCAGTTGCCACAGAAGTAGCCCCAGCGCTCCTCGCCGGCCTCGGAGACGTAGGCGACGAGGAAGGGCGCCTTCGACCCCTTCTCGCCGTCGGTGTGGTCGACGTACACCGTCTCGCCGTCCGCGGTCCGGATCGCCTCCAGTTGCATGCCCGAGCCAACGCGCGGCGGGGTGAAGAACGTACGGCTCTATCGCGTCGCCTGCTTCCAGTCGGACAAGCCGAGCCGTTCGCCGTCCAGATCCTCGGCGTCGACGCTCGTCGCCGCCCAGCGGAACAGCCCCACCACGTCGGCGGGATCGCGCCCCTGCCCGCCCGTGAGATCGCTGGCGACGCCACCGGGGTCGACGACACCGACGGCGGGCTCGATCTCGGCGGCGAACTGCCGCGCCACCGCTTCGGCGGCGGCTTTCGACACCGCGTAGCCGCCGTAGCCCGGTTTCGCCTCTTGGGCGACCGACCCGGAGGGGACCAGCACCCGCGCGTCGTCGGCGAGGTGGGGTAGCGCTTCCTTGACCGCGACGAACACGCCGCGGGCGTTGGTGCGGTACTCGTCGTCGAAGGCGGCGTACCCCTCGTCGGCCAGCCGTTGCTCGCCGGGATCGCCGTGGAAGACGGCCGCACAGGGGACGACGAGGTCGATCTCGCCGGTCCGGGCGGCGTCCTCCATCAGGTACTCGACGTCGAACTCGTCGCGAGCGTCGACGCGCATCGTCTCGACGCGGTCGGCGTCCGCGAAGCGTCCTCCCTCCTCGTGGACGCCCGCGAACACCGTCGCACCCTCGTCGGCGAACGCCTCGACCAGCGCGCCGCCGATGGCGCCGCCGGCGCCGGTCACGACGACCGTCGTGTGCTCCATAGCGGCCGGTGGGGCGCCGGCGACTTGACGGTGTCCGTGACCACAGGACGTATCAGCACACTCAAGTATCTGAGAATCAATCGACTGGGCTACCATGTCACGGGTACTTCGTACCTCCGGCTACGTCGCGCTGACGGTCCAGATGATCTGGGGGATGATCCAGTCGTACATGATCTCCCCGATGGGGCCGGGGCTCCCGGCCGTCTCGGTCGGCGCCCACGCCCACTTCGGGATCCTCGCGATCCTCGCGGTGGTGTCCGGGTTCGCCATCGAGCGCACGACGCTGTCGGGCACCCGCCGGCAGGTCGCCGTCTGGGGGCTTATCGCCGGCCAGTGGCTGCTGCCCGCGACGGTGCTGATGGAGGGCGTGTTCCCGCCGGCGCTGATGCTGGCGTACGTCTGGGGGCTCCTGCTGACGGTTTCGATGGCGCTGCTCGCGTGGGGGACGATCACCGCCGACGAGGCGACCGCGACCGCCTGAAACCTGCCAGCGTCGGCCGTTTTAAGCCCCACGCGCCCCTGCTGGCTGCATGGACGTAGCCCCGGACCTCGCCTCGCTCTCCGGCCGCGATATCGTCGTGATCGGCGGCGGCGTCGGCGGCCTCTCGACGGCCTGTTACCTCGCTGACGCGGGCGCCGACGTGACGCTGCTCGAACGCAACGAGCAGCTCGGCGGCCGCGCGAGCGTGCTGGAGCGCGACGGGTTCCGGTTCGACATGGGCCCGTCGTGGTATCTGATGCCCGACGTGTTCGAGCGGTTCTTCTCGCATTTCGACCGGGACGTGCGCGACTACTACGGACTGAACCGGCTCGACCCCCACTACCGGATCCAGTGGAAGGACGGCGACTCGCTGGATCTCGCGCCCGACGTGGCGACCAACGTCGAGCGGTTCGAGCAGTACGAGGACGGCGCCGGCGACGCGCTGCGGGAGTACCTCGACGAGTCCGAGTACACCTACGAGGTGGGGATGGAGCAGTTCGTCTACGAGGACCGTCCGCGCCTGCGGGACTACCTCGACCCCGACGTGGGCCGGCAGGCGCGCGGCCTCGCCCTCCTCGGATCGATGCAGGACCACGTCGAGGAGTACTTCGACCACCCCAAACTCCAGCAGGTGATGCAGTACACCCTCGTCTTCCTCGGGGGGTCGCCGCGGAACACGCCGGCGCTGTACAACCTCATGAGCCACGTCGACTTCGACCTCGGCGTCTACTACCCGGAGGGCGGCCTCGCGGCGGTGATCGACGGCCTCGTCGACCTCGGGAGCGAACTCGGCGTGACGTACCGCGCCGGCGCGGACGTCCAGCGGATCCACGGCCAGCGCGGCGGTTTCAAGGTCGACTACGCCGCCGCCGACCCGGCCGAGTTCGCGCCGAGCGATCGCCACCGCGAGCACCGCGTCGACTCGGGGGGCTACGAACTCGCCGACCTCGTGGTCAGCGACGCCGACTACGCCCACACCGAGCAGGAACTCCTGCCCGAGAACAAGCGTCAGTACAGCGAGGAGTACTGGGACTCCCGCACGTACGCACCCTCCGCGTTCCTGCTCTACATGGGCGTCGAGGGCGACCTGCCCGAGCTCGCCCACCACACGCTCGTCCTCCCGACCGAGTGGGACCAGCACTTCGAGACGATTTTCGACGAACCGGCGTGGCCCGACGACCCGGCGTACTACCTCTGTGCGCCGTCGAAAACCGACGACTCGGTCGCTCCCGAGGGGCACAGCAACGTCTTCGCGCTCGTCCCCATCGCGCCCGGACTGGACGACGACCCCGAAACGCGCGAGGCGTACCGCGAGACGGTGCTCGACGACATCGCCGAGAACACGGGGACCGACCTCCGGGACCGCATCGTCGTCGAGGAGACGTTCTCGGTCTCGGAGTTCGGCGCCCGGTACAACGCGCGGCAGGGCTCCGCACTGGGGCTGGCCCACACCCTGAAACAGACCGCCCTGCTCCGCCCTTCCCACGCCTCCAGCGAGGTGCCGGGGCTGTACTTCACCGGCTCGTACACCACCCCCGGGATCGGCGTCCCGATGTGTCTGATCAGCGGGCAACTGACCGCCGAGGCGATGAGCGACCGCGAAGCCTGATGCTTGGCTACCTGCTGACGCTGTCGCGCCCGCGGTTCTGGCTGTACACCGCCGGGCCCGTGCTCGTCGGCGTCGCCTACGCCGCCGACGCGGTGGGCGACCTGCTCGCGCCCCTTCCGGCCCTCCTCTTCTGCTACTTCCTGCTCCCGGCGAACGTCTACCTCTACGGCGTCAACGACCGCTTCGACCGCGAGATCGACGCCGAGAACCCCAAGAAGGCGGCGGAGGGGAGCCCGGAAGCGCGCTGGCGCGACTCGCCGGCGGTGACGGCCGTCGTCGCCGCCTCCGGAGCCGTGGGACTCGCACTGTTCCCGCTCACGCCCCGTGTCGCGTGGCCTTACCTCGCGGGCTTTTTCGCGCTCGCGACCGCCTACAGCGCG
It encodes the following:
- a CDS encoding glutamate--tRNA ligase gives rise to the protein MDEDLRERVEREAEKHALFNALEHGSDAEVGPIMGPLMGENPDFRQHGDEIAGVVAPVVSRVNGMEEAAQEERLQEIAPDLYEELMAEEEADDQILPDLPNAEEYDEIRMRAAPNPNGPWHLGHARMPSVMGTYTEEIYDGHFIVRFDDTDPETKRPDLDAYDAILDDIEYLGFTPDQVLKASDRVETYYEHARNLIDEGGAYTCSCSGETFSELKNDAEACPHREKDRETVHEEFDAMVAGEYSSGEMVLRVKTDIEHKNPALRDWVAFRMVDTPHPREEASEYRCWPMLDFQSGIDDHLTGVTHIIRGIDLQDSAKRQRFVYDYFDWEYPEVLHWGHVQIDAYDVKMSTSTIIEKIENGELSGWDDPRAPTIASVRRRGIRGQALVDAMLELGLSTSDVDLAMSTVYSNNRELIDDDADRRFFVRDGVEVAVSAGPEVANPPLHPDHEERGDRDIPVGDAVLVEEQDLPEEGGKVWLKGFGPVKRTADGFEHTDDDLSVVKSGDVDVIHWVPAGESVDVRLRTMDGDETGRAEPGYAEYDENEMVQFERVGFARVDEQVAEGESMAYYAHP
- a CDS encoding EamA family transporter; the encoded protein is MISLGIVLAFGALVLFGGWAVTAGVATRSLSAVNAVFLSYVASITLVGGYVLWMRRPISGTGTDVGFALLSGAFLAIGSISFYAALEKGSIAVVSAIAALYFVIPVIVGVVYFEADLSTANVAGIGLAIVAVVLISS
- a CDS encoding NUDIX hydrolase, with protein sequence MTDPQYVVNVDPVIARETTEGTKYLVIVRSENEDHAPGMLGFPGGKVEAGPGEADVLEATAKREAREEAGVEIQNIAQVTSTTFELDYGPTCLNVVVTADYAGGEARVADPEEVAAVEWRSADAVVEDEDTPPWTAELLDDVVAYRA
- a CDS encoding DUF5816 domain-containing protein, which translates into the protein MQLEAIRTADGETVYVDHTDGEKGSKAPFLVAYVSEAGEERWGYFCGNCETTDNAMDAMGRIECNVCGNVKKPDEWDAAHE
- a CDS encoding SDR family NAD(P)-dependent oxidoreductase, coding for MEHTTVVVTGAGGAIGGALVEAFADEGATVFAGVHEEGGRFADADRVETMRVDARDEFDVEYLMEDAARTGEIDLVVPCAAVFHGDPGEQRLADEGYAAFDDEYRTNARGVFVAVKEALPHLADDARVLVPSGSVAQEAKPGYGGYAVSKAAAEAVARQFAAEIEPAVGVVDPGGVASDLTGGQGRDPADVVGLFRWAATSVDAEDLDGERLGLSDWKQATR